The Daucus carota subsp. sativus chromosome 7, DH1 v3.0, whole genome shotgun sequence genome window below encodes:
- the LOC108195161 gene encoding uncharacterized protein LOC108195161, producing MVNFVAALKLLIQFFMKMFGVQTHLVEIMPGTVMNFWVPSETLKNPSIDKTIPTKPNKPVVVLVHGFAGDGIITWMLQVRSLTKQYSVYIPDLLFFGDSFTDSSDRSPDFQAECLMKGLKKLGVDRCTIVGFSYGGIVAFKMAELYPEFVQALVVLSSVVALTDSINEAICQRLGVGSFSDMLLPTSADGVKALFSFGAYHKLWLPDRIYRDYLVMINNRKERRELLDGMIVSDEDGTIPIFKQKIHLIWGEEDQIFKFELAKNTKEQLGDLATYEGIKRAGHLVHLEKPFIFNKRLIRFLNSLQETDQAQCAKIKA from the exons ATGGTAAACTTTGTAGCTGCATTAAAGCTTTTGATTCAGTTTTTTATGAAAATGTTCGGAGTGCAAACTCACCTGGTAGAGATCATGCCTGGTACTGTCATGAACTTTTGGGTACCTTCCGAAACCCTCAAGAATCCCAGTATTGATAAAACCATTCCAACTAAACCAAACAAACCGGTAGTAGTCCTCGTCCATGGATTTGCAGGTGATGGTATAATTACTTGGATGTTGCAAGTTCGTTCTCTCACGAAGCAATACTCCGTTTACATACCAGACCTTTTATTTTTCGGTGACTCATTCACCGATAGCTCGGACAGGTCACCTGATTTCCAAGCCGAGTGTTTGATGAAGGGACTAAAGAAATTAGGAGTGGACAGATGCACTATAGTGGGGTTTAGTTATGGAGGCATTGTCGCGTTTAAGATGGCCGAATTGTATCCTGAATTTGTTCAAGCGTTGGTCGTTTTGAGCTCCGTCGTGGCTCTGACTGATTCTATTAATGAGGCCATTTGTCAGAGGCTAGGGGTTGGTTCGTTCTCAGATATGTTGTTGCCAACTTCTGCAGATGGAGTCAAGGCGCTCTTCTCGTTTGGAGCTTATCATAAGCTTTGGTTGCCTGATAGAATTTACAGGGATTATCTG GTCATGATTAACAACAGAAAGGAAAGGCGTGAATTGCTCGATGGCATGATTGTGAGCGACGAAGATGGCACTATCCCAATTTTCAAACAG AAAATACATCTTATATGGGGCGAAGAAGATCAAATTTTTAAGTTTGAGCTTGCCAAGAACACGAAAGA GCAACTGGGCGACTTGGCAACGTATGAGGGCATAAAGAGAGCAGGCCACCTGGTTCACTTAGAAAAACCCTTTATCTTCAACAAGCGTCTCATCCGGTTTCTTAATTCCTTGCAAGAAACTGATCAGGCACA GTGTGCGAAAATCAAAGCATGA